The genomic segment GAAGTCATCCCGGAACAGATCTCTCCCGCGATGAACGGGGTTCAAGCCCAGCAGCGCGTGCATCTTCTTGACGCCTGACCTGTCCTCGCCCCAGTGGAAGCCAACGCTGTCGATGCTCTCTTTGAGGGGCTCGTTCGCATCTATCCCGAAGACGAACGGCTCAGCGATCGTCGTCATCTCTTGCGCCACCGCACCGTAGAACAGCGGCTTGCGCTCGTGCACCTTCACCCGTCCGACCGTGCCAGTCCCGGGCGTCGCATGAAACGAGGCTGCGGTGAAGCTCCCTTGATCAGAGCGGACCTCGGCGAGAACTGACCTCGCCGAATACCGCAGGGCCAGTCTCTCCGGCATAGAGCCGAAGTCCAGCGGCTTCGGTTCCCTGTACGCGGCCTCGAGAACCTCCCAGCCGAAGGCCTTCGGAGGGATTCGTCGTCGGGACACGACCTCGAAACCGCGCTTGACCGCGATGGCACAACCATCGGGGGGAAACGCTCGGCGCGGAACCTCTGGGTCGCAATGCTGGGAGAAGACCACCTGCATCCCAGTCGCTTCCTTGAGGAGGTCGAACCATGACCTTCGACACTCCTGAAGCAGCAGCACGTCGCAGTCCTTCGAAGCCGCGAGCGTCAGGAGGTCGCGCGGATGCTGAGCCTGCGTGGCAAAATAGGCGCGCAGATTGAGTGAGCCGATGCGGATCACCGGACCACCTCCGTCAGCGGAACGCGGTCCGCGTTGACCAGTTCGACGACGCAGGCACGCAACTCGTGTCCCGGATAGGAGTCGATGGGCTGGGGGTCGCCGATTGCGACCGTGCGGACGGCGGTGGGTACGGCGGTCGGTTCCGGGCCACCCCAACCGACATGCCGGCTGAATTCCTTCCCGTGTCTCGCTAGGAGCTCAGGAATCGAATGGACCCGAGTCTCGGCGTCCTGCCTAGCGAACAGCTCGCCCCCAGGTCGAAGTTTGAAGTCTTCGGATCGCCGCGCAACGCATCCGAGGAACCCAGCTCGCGCCGGGCCGTCCAATAGGCAGCAGACCTTCAACAGATCGAACAGCTGGTGGTCGATGTCCCACGCCTTCAGTTCGCCAGCGAGGTCGACTTCACCTGATTCGCGCGTCACGACAACGTCAATCTCGCTGGCAGGACGGCTCCAATTCGCGAGGCCGCTCAGGACTCGATCGGCCTCGACTTGCACCTCAGCGAGACCCGACTCCTCGTAGGCGCGTCGAAGTCCATCGACGAAAGCTGGCGCCAACTCCTCTCTCTCACGGATGCCCTTCTCTACGCCGCGACCGTCGGTTCGAACCACAGCCCCGGCAGCCGTTGCCGAAGCGAGCTCCAGAATCGCATGGGCCGTCGGTCCACCGAGGCCGTTCGGCATCAGCGCCACCACTCCTTGAGCTCCTCAAGCGCGGCGGCCACGAGCTCTCGTCGCGCCATCGGACCCGGCATCACGAAGGCCTCGGCACCTGCGAGAGGCCTCCCCGGACGGAGCCCGTGCCCCCCGAACCTCCCGAGAAGCGCCTCAGCAGAGCGCTTGAACGTGAAGATCACACGGGGAATCTCGAGCTTCTCGAGCTTCGCCAGGAGCAGCCTACGCCCGTGCTCGAACTCGCTGGCGGGAATGCCGTCGGCCCGCGGAGTCGGCCGCTTCACGACATCGGTGAAGCCGAGGCCGGCGCCGAACGCACGGTCGTCCTCGTAGCCGGATCCTGTCGGAACGACACTAGCCGTTTCCAAGCGGCGGAAGAAGGTCTGCCCAACCCTGCCCTGGTAGTAGTGGCCCGCCTCAACGCTCACCGGCGAAGGGTTGATCCCGACGACCACTCCCCGTAGCCCCGGCGCCAGCAGATCGGCGAGCGTTTCTACCTCGACGCCCATCCAGTCCTCAACCGCTCGGTGCCCGTCGTCGCCGAGCTGTCGGGTGACAACAGGTTCGGCCGATGTCGTGAGGGTCGAATGCTTTTCGTTAGAGGGTCAGTCCTCCGCTCCACGGAGATCAGACCGCGTTGAACCAGCTCGTCGAAGTCGCTACGGGTAAAACCATCGCCCCCGCCCGACCAATCGCGGATGCGAAACCCGATTTGTCGGATCCGCCCACGTAGCTTCTTCTGCTCGTTTCGTTCTGCCGTCGACTTCTGTCCCAGGAGGGCGCGGATCTCGTCCGCTTCGGCGCGAGAGAAGCTGGCCCGCCCCTTCAAGAAGGCCTCCACCGGTCGCGCCGGTAGGCGTCCCACTCGATCTCTGGCAACTCCCGCGTGCTGTTGTTCATTCGCACCCAGAACACCTCACGCCGATCGCTCATCGAAGCCATCACCGGTCTCGAGGACCGCGCGACATCGACTCGGCACACCTCGCGCCCGGCGATCGCATCAATTCGGACCCGCGTGCTCATCGCCGCGGTGTGCCCGATCGCGCCGATCAGGTGAGTCGTCAGCCAGTTGACCAGCCCGTCGGCGCTCTGCGGCTTCACGAGGGGTAGGTCCGAACCGAGCCCCAGGACCTGACGATCGTCTGAAACACCGATCAGCAGCGTGCCTCCATCCGCGTTGAGAAAGCCGGCGACCGTCTTGACGATCGCGTCCTCGATGCGCTTGTCCTTGGCCTCCTCGCGCAGGTTCCATCGAGCGGTTGACTTGAACTCGACTGCGAACCCTTCGTCGCCCGCGATCAGCTCGTCGGTTGTCGCCGCGAAGAAGGCGCCGTCGCCGCGCAGCTGCTCGGCGACGAGCTCGGCGAAATGACGATCGCTTCGGATCTTCTCGAGGACCGTCGCCGAGACGGCGTCGACGTCGACTGGCCCAGCCTCCGCATCCACTGTGTCGCGCTCGACCGGCGGGGTCACCGAGGCGACGTCTCCGTAGACGCTTCCGCCGTCGTCATAGAACGCGGCGAAAATGTGGTCGAAGACGATCCCCGTCTTTCGCTCCCAGGTTTCGGGGTCGTAGGCCTCCGGCAGGTCCTCGAGCACGTCCTTGACGAGCACCCGCGCGGACTCCCGGGTCTCGGCGCGCTTGCGCCAATCGAGCACCAGCCGGTCCTGGATCTGCCCCATCAGCTTGCGCGCGATCCGCTTGACCTCGGACCGCTCATCGTCGGTCAACTCAGGATCGGGCTTGGTCAGCAGGTCGAAGACTGCGAGCTCGGGCTCCGAGAGCCCCTCGCGAACCGTGCGCTCCTCCTCCTCGGAGAGCCCGCGAGACAGCTCCTGCAGGCGGCGAAGCAGCTCATCGACGTTGAGACTGCCGGCGTTGTACTCCTCGATCAGCTCCCGGAAGCGAACGACGAGGTCGTGTCGCGTCGGGTTGCGCTCGACCGCCCGCTCTACCTGCGCTCGCAGCCGGCCGCTCAACCGTTGCGCCTCGGTCCGCCGCTTGCCCGCAGCCCGCGCCACGAGCGCCTCGAAGTCGATCTCGTTGAGGTCGATCAGCGAGTCCGCGTCGGCACCGTCGGCGGCTGCTCGAATCACGTACTCCTCCGCCCCCACCGATCGATCGAGCAGCTCCTGCACCGAGCCAGCGACACCCGAGAGGTCGGGCGCAGGATCGAGTCCGCGGATCGTCTCCGCCAGGTTCCTCGCGACGCCGACGATTCGCACGTGCGCGTTCGCCGCCGGGTCGGGCAGGATCGCCGCGAACAGCCGCCGCACCCGCGCCGAGCGCTCGAGGTAGGCGCGGCGGGTGACGTCGTCGATCAGCAGCGCCTCGACCGAAGCGTCACGCAGTGCGATGAACTCGAATCCGCTCGCGCGAGCCAGCGCTTCGAGATCGACGTCCCAACGCTCGCAGAACTCGCGCAGCTCGCCGATCTCCTCTTCGAGCTCCTCGACTAGCGCCGCCTTGTCGCGGATCACCTCGAGCTCGGCGTCATCGCCCTCGCGCGCTGCCGCATAGATCGCCAGGGCCTCCTCAAGCCGGCGGAAGACCCCGACGTAGTCGACGATCAGCCCGTTCTCCTTCTCGGGGAAGACGCGGTTGGCGCGCGCGATCGTCTGCATCAGCGAGTGATTTCGCATCGGGCGGTCGAGGTAGATCGTCGAGCACGAGGGCACGTCGAAGCCCGTCATCCACATCGCGCAGACGAAGACGAGCCGGAACGGGTCGGCCGCATCCTTGAATCGCTCGTCGAGGTCCTCGTCGAGCATCTTGCGCCGGTGCGGTTCGATGTCGAGCCCGGCCTCGCGCATCTCGGCGATCTCGTTCTGTGATTGCGAGACGACGACCGCCGTCTCGGTGTCCTCCATGAACCGGATCTGCTCATCCACCCCGACCCGCTCGAGCTCGGGTAGCCGGGCCGCGCGCTCGCGCAGCTCATCCAGGTGCTTCGCCCACTCCTCAGCAACGAGGTCGTGCATTCGCACCGCCGTCGCCTTGTCGATCGCGACGAACATCGCCTTGCCGAGGAAGCCGCGGCCGACGAAGTGGCGGACGAGATCGGCGGCGATCCGCCGCAGCCGCTCCGGCCGGGTGATTAGCTGGTACTCGGTCGCGAAGCGCCGGGAGAGCGCCTGCTCCTGCGTTTCGTCGAGCTCTGCCTGCTCGAGGATCCCCGTCAGCTCCTCGTCGAAGCGCTCGTTGATGATCTGAAGCTCGGGGATCCGGTTCTCGTAGAACAGCGGAACCGTCGCCCCGTCGGCGATCGAGTCGCGGAAGTTGTATGTCGAGATGTAGTCGCCGAAGACCTCTCGCGTGCGCTCGGCCTCGGCGCGGATCAGCGGCGTCCCGGTGAAGCCGAGGAAGTCGGCGTTCGGCAGCGCTTGACGCATGTTGAGCGCGAGCCGCGAGTACTGGCTGCGGTGCGCTTCATCAGTGATCACGATGACGTCGTCGCGCTCCGAGCAGACCGGCATCTCTTCTCCCCTCGCCGGGCGGAACTTGTGGATCAGCGTGAAGACGTAGCGGTGGTTCTCGCCGAGCAGCCGCCTTAGATGGGCCGATGAATCGGCTTGAAGGTGGCCCTCGACGACACCCGCGTCTTTGAACTCGTCGTACAGCTGGTCGTCGAGCTCGGCGCGGTCGGTGACCATCACGAAGGTCCAGTTGCCGGGCTCGCGCCGCAGCACCTTCTGGGTGAAGAAGAGCATCGAGAGGCTCTTGCCGGAGCCCTGCGTGTGCCAGAACACGCCGAGCCGCCCATCGCGGGTCGCTGGATCGCGAAGCGCGCGGATCGCGGCGTTGACTCCGAGGAGCTGGTGGTTCTGGGCCAGCACCTTGGTCAGGCCGCCGGGCCGCTCGAGGTAGGCGACGAAGTTCTCGACCGAGTCGAGCAGGTGCGCCGGCTCGCAGAGGCCGCGAATCGCCGTTTCGAGCGAGATGACACCCGCCTCCGACTCCTGGTCGACCCGCTTCCAGTCTCCGAAGCGCTCCCACGGCGCGAAGGTCGAGCCGACCTTCGTCTCCGAGCCCGTCGAGAGGATGACGAAGGCGTTCGGCGTGAACAGCTGCGGCACCGCGTCGCGGTAGTCGGTCAGGTTTTGGCGGTAGGCCTGCTCGACCGAGCGATGCGACGCCTTCAGCTCAAGCAGCACGAGCGGAATGCCGTTTACGAAGCAGACGATGTCGCAGCGCCTCCGGTGCATCGGTCCGGTGACCCAGAACTGGTTTACGACGAGGAAGTCGTTGGCCGAGGGGTCGTTCCAGTCGATCAGCCGGACCGTCTCGGTCGATCGCTCACCGTCCTCACCGACGACCGTCAACTTGACCCCGTCGCGAATCAGCTTGAAGACGGCCTGATTGGCGCGCGTTCGGTCGAGCGTCGATCTGTCCTGCATCAACTCGGCGATCGCGAACTCGATCGCCGCGGGGCCCACTTCAGGGTTCAGCTGGGCGAGCTTCGGCTCTAGCCGACCCCGTAAGACGACCTGCGACTGGTCGGTCCGCCCCAGCTCACCGGTCGCCGCGACCTCGCGATAACCGTTGACGACCTCATAGCCGAGCGACTCCAGCAGCGCCACGGTCGGGCGCTCAACCAGCTCATCCTCCGAGTAGTCCTGTGGGCTCACGCAGCTTCGGGCTCGAGCACGCCCAGGTCGATATCCGAGATGTCGATGCGACCGGTTACGAGGCGCGGGACGAGGAGGTCGCGGGTTTCGGCGAGCTGGCGGTTCGTGGCGAGTAAGGCGCTGGCACCGCGAAGCAATGGGTCGACACTAGCTGCGAACCGAGCGAGCAGCTCCTCATCGGGCAGAAGGACCTGCGCCTGCTCGAAGTCGCGTGGCCTGACCGCTGGGTACGCCGCCCCGGTCGCGCGCGAGACTAAGTACCCGGCGAACTCCGGTGAGTCGGTGCAGAGGTACAGGTACGCCGAGGGGACTCTGCGAGGCGACAA from the Thermoleophilia bacterium SCSIO 60948 genome contains:
- a CDS encoding endonuclease/exonuclease/phosphatase family protein encodes the protein MIRIGSLNLRAYFATQAQHPRDLLTLAASKDCDVLLLQECRRSWFDLLKEATGMQVVFSQHCDPEVPRRAFPPDGCAIAVKRGFEVVSRRRIPPKAFGWEVLEAAYREPKPLDFGSMPERLALRYSARSVLAEVRSDQGSFTAASFHATPGTGTVGRVKVHERKPLFYGAVAQEMTTIAEPFVFGIDANEPLKESIDSVGFHWGEDRSGVKKMHALLGLNPVHRGRDLFRDDFGAEREPTSDELLAATYRGKNFERRFDSMWATPDFKLQRFETILDQVIEAGGDHAMLVADLTLEPTS
- a CDS encoding HsdR family type I site-specific deoxyribonuclease, whose amino-acid sequence is MSPQDYSEDELVERPTVALLESLGYEVVNGYREVAATGELGRTDQSQVVLRGRLEPKLAQLNPEVGPAAIEFAIAELMQDRSTLDRTRANQAVFKLIRDGVKLTVVGEDGERSTETVRLIDWNDPSANDFLVVNQFWVTGPMHRRRCDIVCFVNGIPLVLLELKASHRSVEQAYRQNLTDYRDAVPQLFTPNAFVILSTGSETKVGSTFAPWERFGDWKRVDQESEAGVISLETAIRGLCEPAHLLDSVENFVAYLERPGGLTKVLAQNHQLLGVNAAIRALRDPATRDGRLGVFWHTQGSGKSLSMLFFTQKVLRREPGNWTFVMVTDRAELDDQLYDEFKDAGVVEGHLQADSSAHLRRLLGENHRYVFTLIHKFRPARGEEMPVCSERDDVIVITDEAHRSQYSRLALNMRQALPNADFLGFTGTPLIRAEAERTREVFGDYISTYNFRDSIADGATVPLFYENRIPELQIINERFDEELTGILEQAELDETQEQALSRRFATEYQLITRPERLRRIAADLVRHFVGRGFLGKAMFVAIDKATAVRMHDLVAEEWAKHLDELRERAARLPELERVGVDEQIRFMEDTETAVVVSQSQNEIAEMREAGLDIEPHRRKMLDEDLDERFKDAADPFRLVFVCAMWMTGFDVPSCSTIYLDRPMRNHSLMQTIARANRVFPEKENGLIVDYVGVFRRLEEALAIYAAAREGDDAELEVIRDKAALVEELEEEIGELREFCERWDVDLEALARASGFEFIALRDASVEALLIDDVTRRAYLERSARVRRLFAAILPDPAANAHVRIVGVARNLAETIRGLDPAPDLSGVAGSVQELLDRSVGAEEYVIRAAADGADADSLIDLNEIDFEALVARAAGKRRTEAQRLSGRLRAQVERAVERNPTRHDLVVRFRELIEEYNAGSLNVDELLRRLQELSRGLSEEEERTVREGLSEPELAVFDLLTKPDPELTDDERSEVKRIARKLMGQIQDRLVLDWRKRAETRESARVLVKDVLEDLPEAYDPETWERKTGIVFDHIFAAFYDDGGSVYGDVASVTPPVERDTVDAEAGPVDVDAVSATVLEKIRSDRHFAELVAEQLRGDGAFFAATTDELIAGDEGFAVEFKSTARWNLREEAKDKRIEDAIVKTVAGFLNADGGTLLIGVSDDRQVLGLGSDLPLVKPQSADGLVNWLTTHLIGAIGHTAAMSTRVRIDAIAGREVCRVDVARSSRPVMASMSDRREVFWVRMNNSTRELPEIEWDAYRRDRWRPS